The Callithrix jacchus isolate 240 chromosome X, calJac240_pri, whole genome shotgun sequence genome contains a region encoding:
- the SPACA5 gene encoding sperm acrosome-associated protein 5, translating into MQAWGTVVVTLAILMVVTVDAKIYERCELAARLERAGLNGYKGYSVGDWLCMAHHESGFDTTFVDHNPDGSSEYGIFQLNSAWWCDNGITPTKNLCHMDCHDLLNRHILDDIMCAKKIVSSQNGLSAWTSWRRHCSGHDLSQWLKGCAMQVKTDPKNYP; encoded by the exons ATGCAGGCCTGGGGCACTGTGGTAGTGACCTTGGCCATACTGATGGTTGTCACTGTGGATGCCAAGATTTATGAACGCTGCGAGCTGGCTGCAAGACTGGAGAGGGCAGGGCTGAACGGCTACAAAGGCTACAGTGTTGGAGACT GGCTGTGCATGGCTCACCATGAGAGTGGTTTTGACACCACCTTCGTGGACCACAATCCTGATGGCAGCAGTGAATATGGCATTTTCCAACTGAATTCTGCCTGGTGGTGTGACAATGGCATTACACCCACCAAGAACCTCTGCCACATGGATTGTCATG ACCTGCTCAATCGCCATATCCTAGATGACATCATGTGTGCCAAGAAGATCGTGTCCTCACAGAACGGGCTGTCTGCCTG GACTTCTTGGAGGCGGCACTGTTCTGGCCATGATTTATCTCAATGGCTCAAGGGGTGTGCTATGCAAGTGAAAACTGACCCAAAAAATTATCCATGA